Proteins from one Triticum aestivum cultivar Chinese Spring chromosome 7A, IWGSC CS RefSeq v2.1, whole genome shotgun sequence genomic window:
- the LOC123150485 gene encoding 1-aminocyclopropane-1-carboxylate oxidase homolog 4, with translation MMRASPARPITCGHLTVAEHRRSVGRLDTRRGFYQPRGKDKKSSRQLHGAHTAHPSRPHPLHTSPNPTDVRNPTAMASSAAAAVPESDRAALVKAFDESRTGVRGLVESGVSTVPDLFVHPDPYASVPLAPPGVSIPVVDLSLPAPVAAAAAAAAARDWGFFHLVNYEALVPADYPARALAAVRAFNELPAPERSAHYGRAMGGGVSYSSNVDLYRSAAASWRDTIQVGFGPTRPDTERIPPVCRSEILEWEAHTTAVARAVMALLSQGLGLSEAALEEASCLEGKVMVCHYYPVCPEPERTMGLVPHTDPGVLTVLAQDGVGGLQVKHTNEDGESYWVDAKPVPGALVINVGDLLQIMSNDKYTSVDHRVVMNSREEARVSIAVFFNPGKRGDSVFYGPLPELVSSENPAKYRSFTMSEFFGAFFKRDLASKALLDNFKL, from the exons ATGATGCGCGCCTCGCCGGCACGGCCGATCACATGCGGTCACCTGACCGTCGCCGAACACCGCCGCTCGGTCGGGAGGTTGGACACACGGCGAGGTTTCTACCAACCGCGCGGAAAGGATAAGAAGTCGTCGCGCCAACTGCACGGCGCCCACACGGCCCACCCTTCCCGGCCCCATCCCCTCCACACGTCACCGAATCCAACGGACGTACGCAACCCGACGGCCATGGcgtcctccgccgccgcagccgtccCCGAGTCTGACCGCGCCGCCCTCGTCAAGGCCTTCGACGAGTCCCGCACCGGCGTCCGCGGCCTCGTCGAGTCCGGCGTCTCCACCGTCCCCGACCTCTTCGTCCACCCCGACCCCTACGCCTCCGTCCCGCTCGCTCCCCCCGGCGTCTCCATCCCCGTCGTCGACCTCTCCCTccccgcgcccgtcgccgccgctgccgccgcggcgGCCGCCCGTGACTGGGGCTTCTTCCACCTCGTCAACTACGAGGCCCTCGTCCCCGCCGACTACCCCGCGAGGGCCCTCGCCGCGGTGCGCGCCTTCAACGAGCTCCCCGCCCCCGAGCGCTCCGCGCACTACGGCCGGGCCATGGGCGGCGGGGTCTCCTACTCCTCCAACGTGGACCTGTAccgctccgccgccgcgagctGGCGCGACACCATCCAGGTGGGGTTCGGGCCTACGCGGCCCGACACGGAGCGCATCCCGCCGGTGTGCCGCTCGGAGATCCTCGAGTGGGAAGCGCACACCACCGCGGTGGCCCGCGCAGTGATGGCGCTGCTTTCCCAGGGGCTCGGGCTCAGCGAGGCGGCTCTGGAAGAGGCCTCGTGCCTGGAGGGGAAGGTCATGGTCTGCCATTACTACCCGGTGTGCCCGGAGCCTGAGCGCACCATGGGATTAGTCCCGCACACCGACCCCGGCGTGCTCACAGTCCTTGCACAGGATGGCGTAGGTGGCCTGCAGGTGAAGCACACCAACGAGGACGGGGAGAGCTACTGGGTTGACGCGAAGCCTGTACCCGGCGCGCTTGTGATCAATGTTGGAGACCTCTTGCAG ATAATGTCGAACGATAAATACACGAGCGTCGACCACAGGGTGGTGATGAATTCGCGTGAAGAAGCCAGAGTTTCGATCGCCGTCTTCTTCAATCCTGGGAAGCGAGGGGAttctgttttttatggaccgctgCCAGAGCTCGTTTCTTCAGAAAACCCAGCAAAGTACAGGAGTTTCACGATGTCTGAGTTTTTCGGGGCCTTCTTCAAACGAGACCTTGCTAGCAAAGCTCTACTTGACAACTTCAAATTGTAA